From Carassius gibelio isolate Cgi1373 ecotype wild population from Czech Republic chromosome B21, carGib1.2-hapl.c, whole genome shotgun sequence, the proteins below share one genomic window:
- the LOC127985937 gene encoding potassium channel subfamily K member 13-like: protein MPRGRDVSNSCCLPLHMNEDNARFGLLAALILLYLLCGAMVFSALEHPSELQAHRRWDEQLANFTEQNSINLKSLYVLLKQYEEAFVAGIRVDKLRPRWDFSGAFYFVATVVSTIGFGMTTPVTIAGKIFLIFYGLLGCAATILFFNLFLERIITMLAYIMRWCHERQLRRSGVGGEEARSEDDSLEGWKPSVYYVMLILGIAALLIACSASALYSAMEDWEYFESLYFCFVAFSTIGFGDVVSSQRESYKAQEAYRLGNCLFILMGVCCIYSLFNVISIIIKQTLNWILGKLGCSKAQCLCHGRPYRRRGQACCCCCFPRIPNQRHNHHPPSGHSRQRAQKRNAVHPALANEASGKRFTNASVETVCDSETDAGLGPDGGYLTGRRLSGEMISVHDFMANKVSLAILQKQLSETAHGNPRQSHVRQNGFSGGVGAFAIMNNRLQETSADR from the exons ATGCCACGTGGAAGAGATGTCAGCAACAGCTGTTGCCTCCCACTTCACATGAATGAAGATAATGCCCGTTTTGGCTTGTTGGCGGCCCTCATCCTCCTCTACCTGCTGTGTGGGGCGATGGTGTTCTCCGCACTCGAGCATCCCTCCGAGCTGCAGGCTCACAGACGCTGGGACGAACAGCTGGCCAACTTCACGGAGCAAAACAGCATAAATCTGAAATCCCTATATGTCCTGCTAAAGCAATATGAGGAGGCCTTTGTGGCTGGGATCCGTGTGGACAAACTTAGGCCCCGCTGGGATTTCTCAGGGGCTTTCTACTTTGTTGCTACAGTGGTCTCCACAATTG GCTTTGGCATGACCACTCCTGTCACCATTGCAGGTAAGATCTTTTTGATATTCTATGGACTCCTTGGCTGCGCAGCAACAATCCTCTTCTTCAACCTTTTCCTGGAGCGCATCATCACGATGTTGGCCTACATCATGCGCTGGTGTCACGAGCGCCAACTGCGCCGCTCCGGCGTGGGAGGAGAGGAGGCCAGGAGCGAGGACGACAGTCTGGAGGGCTGGAAACCATCGGTCTACTACGTAATGCTCATTCTGGGCATCGCCGCCCTGCTGATCGCATGCAGTGCGTCTGCGTTGTACTCTGCCATGGAGGACTGGGAATACTTTGAGTCCTTGTACTTCTGCTTTGTGGCCTTCAGCACCATTGGCTTCGGGGATGTGGTGAGCAGCCAACGGGAGAGCTATAAAGCTCAAGAAGCCTACCGTCTCGGCAACTGCCTCTTCATCCTCATGGGTGTTTGTTGCATTTATTCCCTGTTTAATGTCATTTCCATAATTATCAAGCAGACGCTCAACTGGATCCTCGGCAAACTGGGCTGCAGCAAAGCTCAGTGTCTGTGCCATGGCCGTCCATACAGAAGACGAGGTCAGgcctgttgttgctgctgctttcCACGAATTCCCAACCAGCGGCACAACCACCACCCTCCATCGGGACATTCCCGGCAGAGGGCTCAAAAGCGCAATGCCGTGCACCCTGCCCTGGCTAACGAAGCGTCAGGAAAGCGCTTCACTAATGCATCAGTGGAAACAGTTTGTGATAGTGAGACTGATGCTGGCTTAGGACCAGATGGAGGTTATCTGACAGGGCGCAGACTGTCTGGAGAAATGATCTCAGTCCATGACTTTATGGCCAACAAGGTTTCTCTGGCCATTCTACAGAAGCAACTCTCAGAGACTGCTCACGGTAATCCAAGACAGAGCCACGTTCGCCAGAATGGCTTCTCCGGTGGAGTGGGCGCCTTTGCTATCATGAATAACCGCCTTCAGGAGACAAGTGCTGACAGGTAG
- the LOC127985931 gene encoding signal-induced proliferation-associated 1-like protein 2, with translation MAALFWDLDYATTPPQTPALDFRHTRHVSSPMQDNLDWPSSEQVKFTRLNPSRTKGKTEGEWHMVTATRSMLGRERRSQREGLQDQQRVSCNSLPRAHFLQPNRESNAFSPYANDFCLNGRDAESIAESPRNNRKLHPLTQPGFYSPKVPRSKHCEAAQSTKTSLKGSSSTNNLKEFFALTLPLPCSKTAVLETSPLCSKPQKVKTFVVEKPPLMRAVVSQTSPISSQPDKEHFSQLLPREDHLIKNQDCSLFSLQEPNRKPLRNDQPIWSQSQNLFTEEISTKDHLSINTLHLFPERQSKADQPEALCPKLEKASHERSTWRVDTDIKPSQGDPDWSCQASTAKHDFSPKLKKTQSSQHRETSDVRNTKHNHVKSQVDVHSKNVFGQPRVIASLRAACSPRPVRKSTVVEELKKLIVMDDTEDSSQGDSSPLQQKEAEICSSLQMSSSSTSSLLFSQAYRSYPESPPLTPIHLQTRQTECGALPEEAEFDLWDQHPDPELMPLPNTACDLDWNSLVQAAQEYETQRMAALLSEMSPVSSRPDTPSNGTCKIHQSSAYCSGEDLDSDVFIDFPDQLSHLEGMLRRLSSDLLKEKRDKVALLAEVLKLRISNQHLREESLCAVAQLHKINNILNTAPGEME, from the exons ATGGCTGCATTGTTCTGGGACTTGGATTATGCTACAACTCCTCCACAGACACCAGCTCTAGACTTCAGGCATACTAGACATGTGAG TTCACCCATGCAAGACAACTTAGACTGGCCTTCAAGTGAGCAAGTGAAATTCACAAGATTAAACCCCTCCAGAACTAAAGGCAAGACAG AAGGAGAATGGCATATGGTAACAGCCACTCGCTCAATGCTTGGCAGGGAAAGAAGAAGCCAGAGGGAGGGTTTGCAGGACCAGCAGAGAGTGTCTTGCAACAGCTTGCCAAGA GCACACTTTCTCCAGCCAAATAgagaatcaaatgctttttcaccCTATGCTAATGACTTCTGCTTGAATGGTAGAGATGCCGAGAGCATTGCTGAGTCCCCCAGGAACAATCGTAAGCTGCACCCGCTGACACAGCCAGGCTTCTACAGTCCGAAAGTCCCACGATCAAAACACTGTGAAGCTGCACAGTCCACAAAAACCTCTTTAAAAGGATCTTCTTCTACAAACAACCTCAAGGAGTTCTTTGCTCTCACGTTGCCTCTTCCGTGCTCCAAAACCGCTGTTCTCGAAACCAG CCCTTTGTGTTCCAAACCACAAAAAGTTAAAACGTTTGTGGTAGAAAAGCCTCCTTTGATGAGAGCTGTGGTTTCTCAAACTTCACCGATCTCAAGTCAACCCGACAAAGAGCACTTCAGCCAACTCCTGCCAAGAGAGGACCATCTCATCAAGAACCAGGACTGCAGTTTGTTCAGTCTGCAGGAACCCAATAGGAAACCTCTTAGAAACGACCAACCTATCTGGAGTCAGAGCCAGAATTTGTTTACTGAGGAAATTTCTACCAAGGATCATCTTTCTATTAACACACTACATCTGTTCCCTGAACGCCAGTCTAAAGCAGACCAGCCTGAAGCGCTTTGTCCAAAACTGGAAAAGGCAAGTCATGAAAGATCTACCTGGAGAGTTGACACTGATATTAAACCATCTCAGGGTGACCCTGACTGGTCATGTCAAGCCAGCACAGCTAAACATGACTTCAGCCCAAAactaaagaagacacagtcctcACAACACAGAGAAACCAGTGATGTCAGAAACACTAAGCACAACCATGTAAAAAG tcagGTGGATGTGCACTCAAAGAACGTGTTTGGTCAGCCTCGGGTGATTGCATCACTGCGAGCAGCATGTTCCCCGCGGCCCGTTCGTAAGAGCACAGTGGTGGAGGAATTGAAAAaactcattgtgatggatgacaCAGAGGACAGCTCTCAGGGTGATTCA TCACCCCTTCAACAAAAAGAGGCAGAGATTTGCAGCAGTTTGCAAATGTCAAGTTCAAGCACAAGTTCGTTGTTATTCAGTCAAGCTTATCGATCATACCCAGAGTCTCCCCCACTCACACCCATCCATCTGCAAACACGTCAAACAG AATGCGGAGCATTGCCTGAGGAGGCTGAATTTGACCTATGGGACCAACATCCTGATCCTGAACTCATGCCCCTGCCAAACACGGCTTGTGATCTTGATTGGAATAGTTTAGTTCAAGCAGCCCAAGAATATGAGA CACAAAGGATGGCAGCCCTTTTGTCAGAAATGAGTCCTGTATCAAGCAGGCCAGACACACCATCCAATGGAACCTGCAAGATCCACCAATCCAGTGCCTACTGCAGTGGAGAAGATTTGGA CAGTGACGTATTCATTGACTTTCCTGATCAACTCTCTCACCTGGAAGGGATGCTTAGGCGACTGAGTAGTGATCTGCTGAAG GAGAAGAGAGACAAGGTGGCTCTTCTGGCAGAGGTGTTGAAGCTTCGCATTAGCAACCAGCATCTGAGAGAGGAGTCCCTTTGTGCAGTCGCACAACTACACAAAATCAACAACATTTTAAACACGGCTCCTGGAGAGATGGAGTAA
- the sdhaf1 gene encoding succinate dehydrogenase assembly factor 1, mitochondrial, with amino-acid sequence MARHSKLQKQVLSLYRQFLRAAQDKPGFIPRIRDEFRASAAIKKSDVMHIEYLYRRGQRQLELLKDVNTKQLGSFSKSREDST; translated from the coding sequence ATGGCGCGCCATAGCAAGCTCCAGAAACAGGTCTTATCCCTGTATCGGCAGTTTCTGCGTGCAGCTCAGGACAAGCCGGGCTTCATACCGAGAATACGTGATGAATTCCGTGCCAGTGCTGCCATCAAGAAGTCTGACGTCATGCACATAGAATATCTTTATCGACGAGGCCAACGCCAACTTGAACTGCTTAAAGATGTAAACACTAAACAACTTGGATCATTCAGCAAGTCTAGAGAAGACAGTACATAG